From Candidatus Sulfotelmatobacter sp., a single genomic window includes:
- a CDS encoding alpha-amylase/4-alpha-glucanotransferase domain-containing protein, translating to MIVHDHQPVGNFDHVFRGVYRDAYAPFLEFLEAHPAFRLALHTSGPLLEWLEEQEPQYLERLRALVERGQIEPWSGGFYEPILPVIPERDRRGQILAMTKWIERRLGVRPRGLWLAERVWEPSLASSLAEAGIEYTAVDDAHFVAAGLQREELWSPFLTEDQGLALRLLPIHRELRYAIPFAEPEATVELLARAARGGPDRVAVLGDDGEKFGSWPGTRARCYDEGWLESFARALEASPWIRLRTPSEVIDRLPARGPVYLPTASYHEMEEWSLPPEAQATYEQAAARLEPVAGEGARDLLRGGHWRGFLSRYPEANRLHKRMLRASRRLSRSAPAGPARARARTHLWRSQCNCPYWHGVFGGLYLPHLRAAAYHELIAAESLGVRGLHTERSDVDLDGWEDGLLEGPRWAAWISARGGRLWGFDDRAARWSWTDTLAQRLEHYHEKLASAEVGGGEGETIHAAIRLKEPGLARLLAEYDDHLRDWFLDRWREDGAAFGASDSRARLTVSKQSVSASLAEGEWPAIDKQYRSDRHGGLEVQYALRSSRARRGELTVELNVALHVREAEDRWIEVNGRRADPPAPGAAASHVGVTCVGFVDEWAGRRLEVETSREAQLRRAPIDTVSLSEAGAERVFQGVEVRWTFPVELAPDRPWALRFNVRPSHRKAS from the coding sequence ATGATCGTCCACGATCATCAGCCGGTCGGAAACTTCGACCATGTCTTCCGCGGCGTCTACCGCGACGCCTATGCGCCCTTCCTCGAGTTCCTCGAGGCCCATCCCGCGTTCCGCCTCGCGCTCCACACCAGCGGTCCGCTGCTCGAATGGCTGGAAGAACAGGAGCCCCAGTATCTCGAGCGGCTGCGCGCACTGGTGGAGCGCGGCCAGATCGAGCCATGGAGCGGGGGATTCTACGAACCGATCCTGCCGGTGATCCCCGAGCGCGATCGGCGGGGACAGATCCTGGCGATGACGAAATGGATCGAGCGCCGTCTGGGCGTGCGCCCGCGCGGGCTGTGGCTGGCCGAGCGGGTCTGGGAGCCGTCGCTGGCCTCGAGCCTGGCCGAGGCCGGCATCGAGTACACCGCGGTGGACGACGCCCACTTCGTGGCCGCCGGCCTCCAGCGCGAGGAGCTGTGGAGCCCGTTTCTCACCGAGGACCAGGGGCTCGCGCTCCGCTTGCTGCCGATTCATCGCGAGCTGCGCTACGCGATTCCGTTTGCCGAGCCCGAGGCCACCGTCGAGCTGCTGGCTCGCGCCGCCCGCGGCGGGCCCGATCGTGTCGCGGTGCTGGGCGACGACGGCGAGAAATTCGGCTCGTGGCCCGGAACTCGCGCGCGCTGCTACGACGAGGGATGGCTGGAGTCGTTCGCGAGGGCGCTCGAAGCCTCGCCGTGGATTCGGCTGCGAACCCCGTCGGAGGTCATCGACCGGCTCCCGGCACGCGGTCCCGTCTATCTCCCGACCGCTTCCTATCACGAGATGGAGGAGTGGTCGCTGCCGCCCGAGGCGCAGGCGACCTACGAGCAGGCCGCGGCGCGGCTCGAGCCGGTGGCGGGCGAGGGGGCGCGCGATCTCCTGCGCGGTGGCCACTGGCGCGGCTTCCTGTCGCGCTACCCCGAGGCCAACCGCCTGCACAAGCGCATGCTGCGCGCCTCGCGCCGGTTGTCGCGCTCGGCGCCGGCCGGCCCGGCTCGAGCGCGAGCACGCACTCATCTGTGGCGTTCGCAGTGCAACTGCCCCTACTGGCACGGCGTGTTCGGCGGACTCTATCTGCCGCATCTGCGGGCCGCCGCCTATCACGAACTGATCGCCGCGGAATCCCTGGGGGTGCGTGGCCTCCATACCGAGCGGAGCGACGTGGATCTCGACGGCTGGGAAGACGGTCTGCTCGAGGGTCCGCGCTGGGCGGCATGGATTTCCGCACGCGGCGGCCGGTTGTGGGGCTTCGACGATCGCGCCGCCCGGTGGAGCTGGACCGACACGCTGGCGCAGCGGCTCGAGCACTATCACGAGAAGCTTGCGTCGGCCGAAGTCGGCGGCGGCGAGGGCGAAACCATCCACGCCGCGATCCGGCTCAAGGAGCCGGGGCTCGCCAGGCTGCTGGCCGAGTACGACGACCATCTGCGCGATTGGTTCCTCGACCGCTGGCGCGAGGACGGCGCGGCATTCGGAGCGAGTGATTCGCGCGCACGGCTGACGGTGTCGAAGCAGTCGGTGAGCGCGAGTCTCGCCGAGGGGGAGTGGCCGGCGATCGACAAGCAGTACCGCTCGGACCGTCACGGTGGCCTCGAGGTCCAGTACGCCCTGCGCTCCTCGAGGGCGCGCCGCGGCGAGCTCACCGTCGAGCTCAACGTCGCGCTCCACGTGCGCGAGGCCGAGGATCGCTGGATCGAGGTGAACGGGCGGCGCGCCGATCCGCCGGCGCCGGGTGCCGCCGCCAGCCATGTCGGAGTCACGTGCGTCGGCTTCGTCGACGAATGGGCGGGTCGCCGGCTGGAGGTCGAGACCAGCCGCGAGGCGCAGCTTCGCCGCGCGCCGATCGACACGGTCTCGCTCTCCGAGGCCGGCGCCGAGCGCGTCTTCCAGGGCGTCGAGGTCCGCTGGACCTTTCCGGTGGAGCTGGCGCCGGATCGACCCTGGGCGCTCCGGTTCAACGTGCGGCCCTCGCACCGGAAGGCGTCGTGA
- a CDS encoding PTS sugar transporter subunit IIC — protein sequence MTRTLLLTFLLGGVAAVDATPVAQTLFSQPLVTSALLGWWWGDWKTALEVGIVLQLLAASTLPVGARTPEDYATGGVIGTGLALSLAGQEPFEMSRASSALLGVLAGLVTAKLSVPLLKWQRRRNESLARWCEAELRAGHERALGQAQWAGVVLAFGVGVGFTALALGLGTRTLHGLVANQSLRLSRAWAIAQPLWLGLGLAQLLQAFLQRRLARAALFGLALLSAWLFLVVRTP from the coding sequence GTGACGCGCACGTTGCTGCTCACGTTCCTGCTCGGCGGGGTGGCCGCGGTCGACGCGACTCCGGTGGCGCAGACACTGTTCTCCCAGCCGCTCGTCACCTCGGCGCTGCTCGGCTGGTGGTGGGGAGACTGGAAGACCGCGCTGGAGGTCGGGATCGTGCTGCAGCTCCTGGCCGCGAGCACTCTTCCAGTCGGCGCGCGCACGCCCGAGGACTACGCGACCGGCGGCGTGATCGGGACGGGACTGGCGCTGTCGCTGGCCGGGCAGGAACCGTTCGAGATGTCGCGTGCCTCGAGCGCTCTGCTCGGAGTGCTGGCCGGGCTGGTCACCGCGAAGCTCTCGGTGCCGCTGCTCAAGTGGCAGCGGAGGCGCAACGAATCGCTGGCGCGCTGGTGCGAGGCGGAGCTGCGCGCCGGGCACGAGCGCGCGCTCGGCCAGGCGCAGTGGGCCGGCGTTGTGCTCGCGTTTGGAGTCGGTGTAGGTTTCACGGCCCTTGCGCTGGGACTCGGGACTCGAACTCTTCACGGCCTGGTGGCGAATCAATCGCTTCGGTTGTCGCGCGCCTGGGCGATCGCGCAGCCGCTGTGGCTGGGGCTCGGTCTCGCTCAACTACTTCAGGCATTCCTGCAGCGCCGGCTGGCGCGCGCCGCGTTGTTCGGACTCGCGCTGCTCTCGGCATGGCTGTTCCTGGTGGTGAGGACACCGTGA
- a CDS encoding PTS system mannose/fructose/sorbose family transporter subunit IID has protein sequence MAVPGGEDTVSGRLREGDLWRMALRASLLQATWNFERQQGIGWAWALEPALDRLYPDPAVRCERLAEHTAYFNTQPTLASLALGAVAALEERRAAGDGPDGEAIARVKSVLGSSLAAMGDRLFWFTLRPVAACLGIWAALAGHPIAALVMWIAYNIPHLGLRVLGVRWGYQLGPAVLSGALRRQLESLTRLLNALGAALIGVLLAWIIAPGGEPHLLVFEATLGAGLGLGFLAALRPRPSPTEWALGLGALCLIAVWFR, from the coding sequence ATGGCTGTTCCTGGTGGTGAGGACACCGTGAGCGGACGGCTTCGCGAGGGGGACTTGTGGAGGATGGCATTGCGCGCCTCGTTGCTCCAGGCCACCTGGAACTTCGAGCGCCAGCAGGGCATCGGCTGGGCATGGGCGCTGGAGCCGGCGCTCGATCGCCTCTATCCCGATCCCGCGGTCCGCTGCGAGCGGCTGGCGGAGCACACCGCCTACTTCAACACGCAGCCGACCCTCGCCTCGCTGGCCCTGGGCGCGGTGGCGGCCCTCGAGGAGCGGCGCGCGGCCGGCGACGGTCCGGATGGCGAGGCGATCGCGCGCGTCAAGAGCGTGCTCGGCTCGTCGCTCGCGGCGATGGGCGATCGCCTGTTCTGGTTCACGTTGCGACCGGTGGCCGCCTGTCTCGGCATCTGGGCGGCGCTGGCCGGGCATCCGATCGCGGCGCTGGTGATGTGGATCGCCTACAACATTCCGCATCTGGGGCTGCGTGTGCTCGGGGTGCGCTGGGGCTATCAGCTGGGCCCGGCGGTGCTCAGCGGCGCGCTGCGCCGGCAGCTCGAGAGCCTGACTCGGCTCCTGAACGCGCTCGGGGCCGCGCTGATCGGTGTCCTGCTCGCCTGGATCATCGCGCCGGGCGGCGAGCCGCACCTGCTGGTATTCGAAGCCACGCTCGGCGCGGGACTCGGGCTCGGATTCCTCGCCGCACTGCGACCACGTCCTTCGCCAACCGAGTGGGCGCTGGGGCTGGGCGCGCTGTGCCTGATCGCGGTGTGGTTCCGATGA
- a CDS encoding HPr family phosphocarrier protein — MTETELLIRNQLGLHARACALFVKTAAKFQSNVMVSRDDLEVNGKSIMGVMMLAAEEGSTIRVKVDGPDETQAIAALTELVDGKFGGEP; from the coding sequence ATGACCGAGACCGAGCTGCTGATTCGCAATCAGCTGGGGCTCCACGCGCGCGCGTGCGCTCTGTTCGTCAAGACCGCGGCCAAGTTCCAGTCCAACGTGATGGTGAGCCGCGATGATCTCGAGGTGAACGGCAAGAGCATCATGGGCGTGATGATGCTGGCGGCCGAAGAGGGCAGCACGATTCGCGTCAAGGTCGACGGCCCCGACGAGACGCAGGCGATCGCCGCTCTGACCGAGCTGGTGGACGGCAAGTTCGGGGGGGAGCCGTGA
- the ptsP gene encoding phosphoenolpyruvate--protein phosphotransferase, whose protein sequence is MKFNGIAASPGIGVGPVFRFEREDLQVHETPVPAERADEELRRFREALDRSHEDLTQIRDGIATELGRDEAAIYEAHLMILDDPELRHAVEQGVRGQGLNAAWVFRNYMRGMVARFDHMQNEYLKQRRDDLVDVSRRVLRHLLGEGSRALPLIERPAVLVAHDLGPSEVALLDRTRVLGVVTEVGGRTSHGAIVARGRGIPAVVSARGIMPEVRSGDLAAVDGYVGCVEVRPDPDTARFYATRREALEQESSALETMRAEPAATLDGRRVELSANIELPEDVDQVLEAGSDGIGLFRTEFFYLGRLEMPSEEEQYRAYRRVAERMAPRPVIFRTMDLGGDKVASYLGTTHESNPFLGYRGIRLALHHPEMFRTQIRAIYRASAHGRVRMMFPMVTTLEEFRRARALCDQVRDELANAKTAHDANLEIGLMIETPSAVWLADHLAREAQFLSIGSNDLIQYTLAIDRDNERLSGLYEPLEPSVLRGIQHVIAAGQAAGRWVGICGEMAGDPRTAVLLLGLGIDELSMSCFDLPRVKAAIRSLRFEVAREIAREAVRLPSAAAVKELLRARIETLLPSFLVAKRSPL, encoded by the coding sequence GTGAAATTCAACGGCATCGCCGCCTCGCCGGGCATCGGCGTCGGGCCGGTGTTCCGCTTCGAGCGCGAGGATCTGCAGGTGCACGAGACCCCGGTGCCCGCCGAGCGCGCCGACGAGGAGCTGCGGCGTTTCCGTGAGGCGCTGGATCGCTCCCACGAGGACCTCACTCAGATCCGTGACGGCATCGCGACCGAGCTGGGTCGTGACGAGGCGGCCATCTACGAAGCGCACCTCATGATCCTCGACGACCCGGAGCTGCGCCACGCCGTCGAGCAGGGTGTGCGAGGCCAGGGGTTGAACGCCGCCTGGGTGTTCCGCAATTACATGCGCGGCATGGTCGCCAGGTTCGACCACATGCAGAACGAATATCTCAAGCAGCGCCGCGACGACCTGGTGGACGTGTCGCGGCGCGTGCTGCGCCACCTGCTGGGCGAGGGCTCGCGCGCGCTGCCCCTGATCGAGCGCCCGGCGGTGCTGGTGGCACACGACCTCGGCCCCAGCGAGGTCGCGCTGCTCGACCGCACCCGGGTGCTCGGCGTGGTCACCGAGGTGGGCGGCCGCACCTCGCACGGCGCGATCGTCGCGCGCGGGCGCGGCATCCCGGCGGTGGTGAGCGCACGCGGCATCATGCCCGAGGTGCGGAGCGGCGATCTGGCGGCGGTGGATGGCTACGTCGGCTGCGTCGAGGTGCGGCCCGATCCCGACACCGCGCGCTTCTACGCCACGCGCCGGGAGGCGCTCGAGCAGGAATCGAGCGCGCTCGAAACCATGCGCGCCGAGCCGGCCGCGACTCTCGACGGCCGCCGGGTCGAGCTGTCGGCCAACATCGAGCTGCCCGAGGACGTGGATCAGGTGCTGGAAGCGGGCTCCGACGGCATTGGGCTGTTCCGCACCGAGTTCTTCTATCTCGGCCGGCTCGAGATGCCGAGCGAGGAGGAGCAGTACCGTGCCTATCGCCGCGTGGCCGAGCGCATGGCGCCGCGGCCGGTGATCTTCCGCACCATGGATCTGGGTGGCGACAAGGTCGCTTCCTACCTCGGCACCACGCACGAGAGCAATCCGTTCCTCGGCTATCGCGGCATCCGCCTCGCGCTCCATCACCCCGAGATGTTCCGCACCCAGATCCGCGCGATCTATCGGGCCAGTGCGCACGGACGGGTGCGCATGATGTTCCCGATGGTGACGACGCTCGAGGAGTTCCGCCGCGCGCGGGCGCTGTGCGACCAGGTGCGCGACGAGCTGGCGAATGCGAAAACCGCGCACGACGCGAATCTCGAAATCGGGCTGATGATCGAAACGCCGAGCGCGGTGTGGCTCGCCGATCATCTGGCGCGCGAAGCGCAATTCCTGTCGATCGGCTCGAACGATCTGATCCAGTACACCCTGGCCATAGATCGCGACAACGAACGCCTGAGCGGACTCTACGAGCCGCTCGAGCCCTCGGTGCTGCGCGGCATCCAGCACGTGATCGCGGCCGGCCAGGCGGCCGGACGCTGGGTGGGGATCTGCGGCGAGATGGCCGGCGATCCGCGCACCGCGGTCCTGCTGCTCGGGCTCGGCATCGACGAGCTGTCCATGTCCTGTTTCGACCTGCCGCGCGTCAAAGCGGCGATCCGCAGCCTGCGCTTCGAGGTCGCTCGCGAGATCGCGCGCGAAGCCGTGCGGCTGCCGTCGGCCGCCGCGGTCAAAGAGCTGCTGCGCGCGCGCATCGAAACGCTGTTGCCGAGCTTCCTGGTGGCGAAGCGGAGCCCGTTGTGA
- a CDS encoding bifunctional phosphoglucose/phosphomannose isomerase translates to MNAAPGLEPPYGSRDAHDMGGRIARIPEQIEEALAAVRATPWRVPGAAPDLLAAGGMGGSAIAADLVSSLEADRLPRPLVVVREYRWPACVTSRSLALLCSYSGNTEETLALEAEASRRGIPRVALTTGGELAARCERSHVFAMRMPGGSPPRAALYGAWVRVSALLSALGWLPDPGGDWERAAHAARAAGEALGPARAERENPAKQLARALAGRHVFLYAASERLGAVATRWRQQINENAKVPAHSALVPELNHNEIVGWESGGAFAAQSAVVLLRDPEDAADVATRLALTGEYAARQGARVHQVSVPGESRLERAVRFSQYGDWVSFYLALLNGVDATPIASIDEFKRRLDEAGRRGRA, encoded by the coding sequence GTGAACGCGGCGCCCGGTCTCGAGCCGCCCTACGGGTCACGCGACGCCCACGACATGGGCGGGCGCATCGCGCGCATTCCCGAACAGATCGAGGAAGCGCTCGCGGCGGTTCGCGCCACGCCGTGGCGCGTGCCGGGCGCCGCTCCCGACCTGCTGGCGGCAGGCGGCATGGGCGGCTCGGCGATCGCCGCCGATCTCGTGTCGTCGCTCGAAGCCGACCGGCTCCCGCGGCCGCTGGTGGTGGTGCGCGAGTATCGCTGGCCGGCGTGCGTCACGAGTCGCTCGCTGGCGCTGCTCTGCTCGTACTCGGGCAACACCGAGGAGACCCTCGCGCTCGAGGCCGAGGCCTCGCGGCGGGGCATCCCGCGGGTGGCGCTCACCACCGGCGGCGAGCTGGCGGCGCGCTGCGAGCGCTCGCACGTGTTCGCGATGCGCATGCCGGGAGGCTCGCCGCCGCGCGCCGCGCTCTACGGTGCCTGGGTGCGGGTCTCGGCCCTGCTCAGCGCCCTGGGCTGGCTGCCCGATCCCGGCGGGGACTGGGAGCGCGCCGCGCACGCGGCGCGCGCGGCCGGGGAGGCGCTCGGCCCGGCGCGTGCCGAGCGCGAGAATCCCGCCAAGCAGCTGGCGCGCGCGCTGGCCGGGCGGCACGTGTTCCTCTATGCGGCTTCCGAGCGGCTCGGCGCGGTGGCCACGCGGTGGAGGCAGCAGATCAACGAAAATGCTAAGGTTCCCGCCCATTCGGCACTGGTGCCGGAGCTCAACCACAACGAGATCGTGGGCTGGGAGAGCGGTGGCGCGTTCGCGGCCCAGAGCGCGGTGGTGCTGCTCCGGGATCCGGAGGACGCGGCCGATGTGGCGACGCGGCTCGCGCTCACCGGCGAGTACGCGGCGCGACAGGGTGCGCGCGTGCACCAGGTGTCGGTCCCGGGCGAATCCCGGCTCGAGCGTGCGGTGAGATTCTCGCAGTACGGCGACTGGGTCAGCTTCTATCTCGCGTTGCTGAATGGAGTGGACGCGACGCCGATCGCCAGCATCGACGAGTTCAAGCGGCGGCTGGACGAAGCGGGCCGCCGCGGCCGCGCCTGA
- the metK gene encoding methionine adenosyltransferase, with protein MARHLFTSESVTEGHPDKIADQISDSLLDALIARDKNSRVACETLVTTGLAVVAGEISSRAYVEIPELVRRVIGEIGYDSAEYGFDSHTCAVMTTIDNQSPDIALGVNTGGAGDQGLMFGFACRETRQLMPLPIMLAHALTRRLATVRRRGVIPYLRPDGKSQVTVEYENDRPTRVDTVVVSTQHADGITQKRIHADIRKHVIEPVLPKKYVKGRIHYHINPTGSFVKGGPMADTGLTGRKIIVDTYGGVGSHGGGAFSGKDPTKVDRSASYGARYVAKNLVASGLCDRAEVQFAYAIGVSDPVSIMVDTNGTGKVSDEKLTQLVRKHFDLTPRGLIEHLKLRRPIYRKTAAYGHFGRSEPSFTWERTDKAGLLARSV; from the coding sequence ATGGCTCGCCATCTCTTCACGTCTGAGTCGGTGACGGAAGGTCACCCGGACAAGATCGCGGATCAGATTTCCGACAGTCTGCTGGACGCGTTGATCGCCAGGGACAAGAACAGCCGCGTCGCGTGCGAGACGCTGGTCACCACCGGGCTCGCGGTCGTGGCGGGCGAGATCTCGAGCCGCGCCTACGTCGAGATCCCCGAGCTGGTGCGCCGGGTGATCGGCGAGATCGGCTATGACAGCGCCGAGTACGGCTTCGACAGCCACACCTGCGCGGTGATGACCACCATTGACAATCAGTCGCCCGACATCGCCCTGGGTGTGAATACCGGCGGCGCCGGCGATCAGGGGCTGATGTTCGGCTTCGCCTGCCGCGAGACCCGGCAGCTCATGCCGCTGCCCATCATGCTGGCCCACGCCCTCACCCGCCGGCTGGCGACGGTGCGGCGTCGGGGCGTGATCCCCTACCTGCGCCCGGACGGCAAGTCGCAGGTGACGGTCGAATACGAGAACGACCGCCCGACCCGCGTGGATACGGTGGTGGTCTCGACCCAGCATGCGGACGGCATCACGCAGAAACGGATCCACGCGGACATTCGCAAGCACGTGATCGAGCCGGTGTTGCCGAAGAAGTACGTGAAGGGCCGTATCCACTACCACATCAATCCCACCGGCTCGTTCGTGAAGGGCGGGCCGATGGCCGACACCGGGCTCACCGGGCGCAAGATCATCGTGGATACCTACGGGGGGGTGGGAAGTCACGGCGGTGGCGCCTTCTCGGGCAAGGATCCGACCAAGGTGGATCGCTCGGCCAGCTACGGCGCGCGCTACGTGGCCAAGAACCTGGTGGCGTCCGGGCTGTGCGACCGGGCCGAGGTGCAATTCGCCTACGCGATCGGCGTTTCGGATCCGGTCTCGATCATGGTCGACACCAACGGCACCGGAAAGGTGAGCGACGAGAAATTGACGCAGCTGGTGCGCAAGCATTTCGATCTCACGCCCCGCGGTCTGATCGAGCACCTGAAGCTGCGTCGCCCGATCTACCGGAAGACCGCGGCCTACGGTCATTTCGGCCGGAGCGAGCCGAGCTTCACCTGGGAGCGGACCGACAAGGCGGGGCTGCTGGCGCGGAGCGTGTGA
- a CDS encoding NAD-dependent epimerase/dehydratase family protein, with amino-acid sequence MRLLVIGGTRFLGRHVAAEALKLGHSVTLFHRGKTGPSLFPEAEHRIGDRDGGLDVLRGETWDAVVDTCGYVPRVVRQSARMLSGAAGHYTFVSSISAYSMPLAAGADERAPLAVLKDPATEVVDAASYGGLKALCEQEVRDAFGDRALVARAGLLVGPWDYLDRFTYWVRRLARGGDVLVPEGAGDPLQIVDARDCARWILDMAGRGAGGTFNMTGPERPYRLGDFFARVSEILGVPSRRIAVPAAFLTERGVVPFATLPLWAPGSGGFMDVSIEHAVRSGLRFRPLEATVRDTRDWLGGSEPPQPGARPELSIQIPPALTAEREAELLEQWRATAG; translated from the coding sequence ATGCGGCTGCTGGTGATCGGCGGCACCCGCTTCCTCGGGCGCCACGTCGCGGCCGAAGCGCTGAAGCTCGGTCACTCGGTGACGCTGTTCCATCGCGGGAAGACCGGACCATCGTTGTTCCCCGAGGCCGAGCACCGGATCGGCGATCGGGACGGCGGCCTCGACGTGCTGCGTGGGGAGACCTGGGACGCGGTGGTGGACACCTGCGGCTACGTCCCGCGGGTGGTCCGGCAATCCGCCCGGATGCTGAGCGGCGCCGCCGGGCACTACACCTTCGTCTCCAGCATCTCGGCCTACTCGATGCCGCTGGCGGCCGGCGCCGACGAGCGCGCCCCGCTCGCGGTGTTGAAGGACCCCGCAACCGAAGTGGTGGACGCCGCGAGCTACGGCGGGCTCAAAGCGCTGTGCGAGCAGGAGGTGCGAGACGCCTTCGGCGACCGCGCGCTGGTGGCGCGGGCCGGCCTGCTGGTGGGCCCCTGGGACTACCTGGACCGCTTCACCTACTGGGTGAGGCGACTCGCGCGCGGCGGCGACGTGCTGGTGCCCGAGGGGGCCGGCGATCCGCTCCAGATCGTGGACGCGCGCGACTGCGCGCGGTGGATCCTGGACATGGCGGGGCGCGGGGCGGGGGGTACGTTCAACATGACCGGCCCCGAGCGGCCTTACCGACTCGGGGACTTCTTCGCGCGGGTGAGCGAGATTCTGGGCGTCCCCTCGCGGCGGATCGCAGTTCCTGCGGCATTCCTGACCGAGCGCGGTGTGGTGCCGTTCGCCACGCTGCCGCTGTGGGCGCCGGGCTCGGGCGGGTTCATGGACGTGAGCATCGAGCACGCGGTCCGCTCGGGGCTCCGCTTCCGCCCGCTGGAGGCCACGGTGAGAGACACGCGCGATTGGCTGGGCGGATCGGAACCCCCACAGCCCGGGGCGCGTCCGGAGCTTTCGATCCAGATCCCGCCGGCGCTGACGGCCGAGCGCGAGGCCGAGCTGCTCGAGCAATGGCGAGCGACCGCCGGCTGA
- the ahcY gene encoding adenosylhomocysteinase has product MPRNSKTNGAANGQVPGHVRDLKLARAGRMRIEWADQNMPVLRAIRARFAKERPLKGLRIAACLHVTTETANLARTLKAGGAEVYLCGSNPLSTQDDVAAALVAHYGIATFAIKGEDHKTYYSHIVSCIEARPHITMDDGCDLVTVLHTKKRNYLRDVFAGTEETSTGVTRLRAMAAGKVLRYPVIAINDADTKHLFDNRYGTGQSTMDGILRCTNMLVAGSTVVIAGYGWCGRGLAARAKGMGATVLVTEVEPVRALEAAMDGYQVVSMAEAAPRGDLFITVTGNKSVLRREHFLAMKDGAIVANSGHFNVEIDIPALDRLAGGRKRTVRPFVEEYRLAGGKRVHLLGEGRLINLAAAEGHPAMVMDMSFANQSLSVEFLKKKAKTLKKDVYVVPKSIDGQVARLKLRSMNISLESLTGEQERYMSTWSEGT; this is encoded by the coding sequence ATGCCCAGGAATTCGAAGACCAACGGCGCGGCCAACGGCCAGGTGCCCGGCCACGTGCGCGACCTGAAGCTCGCGCGCGCCGGCCGCATGCGCATCGAGTGGGCCGACCAGAACATGCCAGTGCTCCGCGCGATTCGCGCCCGCTTCGCGAAGGAGCGGCCGCTGAAGGGCCTGCGCATTGCGGCCTGCCTGCACGTCACCACCGAAACCGCCAATCTGGCGCGCACGCTCAAGGCCGGCGGCGCCGAGGTCTATCTGTGTGGCTCGAATCCGCTCAGCACGCAGGACGACGTGGCGGCCGCGCTCGTCGCCCACTACGGGATCGCCACCTTCGCGATCAAGGGCGAGGACCACAAGACCTACTACTCGCACATCGTGTCGTGCATCGAGGCACGCCCGCACATCACCATGGACGACGGTTGCGACCTGGTGACAGTCCTGCACACCAAGAAGCGCAACTACCTGCGCGACGTGTTCGCCGGCACCGAGGAGACTTCGACCGGCGTCACGCGCCTGCGCGCCATGGCGGCGGGCAAGGTGCTTCGCTATCCGGTGATCGCGATCAACGACGCCGACACCAAGCACCTGTTCGACAACCGCTACGGCACCGGCCAGAGCACCATGGACGGCATCCTCCGCTGCACCAACATGCTGGTGGCGGGCTCGACGGTGGTGATCGCGGGCTATGGCTGGTGTGGCCGCGGCCTCGCCGCGCGCGCCAAGGGCATGGGCGCGACCGTGCTGGTGACCGAGGTCGAACCGGTGCGCGCGCTCGAGGCGGCGATGGATGGCTACCAGGTGGTCTCGATGGCCGAAGCGGCCCCGCGCGGCGACCTGTTCATCACCGTGACGGGCAACAAGAGCGTGCTGCGCCGCGAGCACTTCCTGGCCATGAAGGACGGCGCGATCGTCGCCAACAGCGGGCACTTCAACGTCGAAATCGACATCCCCGCGCTCGATCGGCTGGCCGGCGGACGCAAGCGCACGGTCCGGCCGTTCGTCGAGGAATACCGGCTGGCGGGCGGGAAGCGCGTCCATCTGCTGGGTGAGGGGCGCCTGATCAATCTGGCCGCCGCCGAAGGGCACCCGGCGATGGTGATGGACATGTCGTTCGCCAATCAGTCGCTGAGCGTCGAATTCCTGAAGAAGAAGGCGAAGACGCTGAAGAAGGACGTCTACGTGGTCCCGAAGTCCATCGACGGCCAGGTGGCGCGGCTCAAGCTGCGCAGCATGAACATCTCGCTTGAATCCCTGACCGGCGAGCAGGAGCGCTACATGTCGACCTGGAGCGAAGGCACCT